The sequence GACGGCGGCTATACCGGCAACCCGGCCCTGTTTCCGTTGTTCCGGGAGCCGCTGCCGGGGGATGTGGTCGTCGTGAACATCAACCCGCTGGAGCGTGAGGACATCCCGAGGACGCCGCAGCAGATCCGCAACCGGGTGAATGAGATCAGCTTCAACTCCTCGCTGCTGCGGGAGCTGCGGGCCATCAGCTTTGTCCAGCGGCTGCTGGCGGACGGCACGCTGCAGCCGGGGCGGATGAAACAGGTGCGGGTTCACATGATCGCGGACGACGCCTTGATGACCCAGCTGTCGGTCACAACCAAGCTGATCCCGGTGCCGCAGATCCTGGCGCGGCTGAAACAGGCGGGGCGGGACGCGGCAGAGGAGTTTTTGGCCCGCGACCGGGAAAACCTCGGGGTGCAGTCTTCTGCCAATTTGCCTGCGATGTTCGGCTAGGCGTTTTCTTTTTCGAGCGCCTTGGTCTTCTTACCGTTGTCCAGCGGTTTCGCGGGATCCTTGGGGTTCGGATAAACCAGGCCCGCCGAGATCACCAGCTTGGCGGAATCTTCCACCGACATGTCGAGCTCGATCACGTCTTCCTCGGGCACGAACAGCAGGAAGCCCGAGGTCGGGTTCGGGGTGGTCGGGAGGAAGACGCTCACCAGCCCGCCGCTGGTTTCGGCCCGTTTGGCAATCTCACCCTTGGCGGTGGTGGAAATAAAACCGATCGCCCAGATGCCCTTGCGCGGGTATTGCACCAGGCAGGCCTTTTCGAAACTGCGTTCCGATTGGGCAAAGACGGTTTCGGAGATTTGCTTGATGCCCGAATAGACGGTGCGCACCACCGGCATCCGGTCCACCAGGCTTTCAGCAAAGCTGATCAGCGAGCGCCCGAGGATGCCCTTGGCGATCCAGCCGACCACGATCGTGAACAGCAGAAAGATAATCAGCCCGACACCGCGCAGGTTGATGCCGATGTACTGCTCGGGCCGGAAAGTGGTTGGCACCAGCGGCAGCACCACGCTGTCGATCCAGCCCATCACCGACCACAAGAGCCAGATGGTCAGCCCCACCGGGGCGATGACGACAATCCCGGTAAAAAAGGAGGCGCGCAGACTGGCAAACAGTCCGCGGCGGCGGTGAGGTTCATCGTCGAAAGGCGTTGTCATAGGTCTGCTTTTTCTGAAATTCCGAATGGAACCTATGCACTGTTCGGGGGCGGAGCAATGGTTTCCGCCCCCGAATTCATCTCATTGCGGCAGTTTGTTGAGTTCCTGTGCGATCTTTGCCGCCAAGCGGGCATTGTTGCGCACCAGGGCGATGTTCGCGGTGAGCGAGCGGCCCTCTGTCAGCTCGAAAATGCGGGCCAGCAGGAAGGGGGTCACATCCTTGCCGGCAATGCCTTCGGCGTCGGCTTCGGATTGGGCCTGAGCGATCACCGGCGCCAGATCTTCGGCAGCGATCTGGTCGTCTGCCGGGATCGGGTTGGCCACCAGCTGGCCGCCCGGCAGGCCCATCGCCTGACGGGTGGCGTGGGCGCGGGCGATCTCCTCCGGCGCATCCATGCGCAGCGGCGCCTTCAGGTCCGATTGGGCAGACCAGAAGGCCGGGAAGCTGTCCTGACCGTAAGCAATCACCGGCACGCCCTGGGTTTCCAGCACTTCCAGCGTCTTGGGCAGGTCCAGGATCGCCTTGGCGCCTGCGGCCACCACTGTCACAGGGGTCTGCGCCAGCTCCATCAGGTCGGCGGAGATGTCAAAAGAGGTTTCGGCGCCTTTATGAACGCCGCCGATGCCGCCGGTGGCAAAAACGGAAATGCCTGCCAGCCGCGCCGCAATCATGGTCGCCGCAACCGTGGTCGCGCCGGTGCCGCCGGTGGCGATACAGGCGGGCATATCCGCGCGGGAGATCTTGGCAACGCCTGTGGCCTGGCCCAGCGATTGCAGCTGATCGGGCTCCAGTCCCACATGCAGCACGCCCCCGATCACCGCCATGGTGGCGGGCACGGCGCCGGCATCGCGGATGTCCTGCTCCACCTGCGCCGCAACCTCGACGTTTTGCGGATAGGGCATGCCGTGAGTGATAATGGTGCTTTCCAGCGCTACAATGGCATGGCCTTCAGCCTTGGCAGCCTGGACCTCGGACGAATACTGAATGTCGATCACAGCGGGGGTTCTCCTGAAACATAGGTTGCCGCAGCCTTGAGGGCTGAGGCCAATGCGGTTTTGCGGTCTTCGCCCCGTGCCTCGGCAACGATATGGGCGGCCATGAAGGTATCGCCTGCGCCGGTCACCCGGGCGACCGTTACGCGGGGCGGGTGCAGGGTGATGGTGCCCTTGGCGTCCGCCACGGTGGCAGAGGAGCCGCCATCGGTGACCAGCACCCGTGCTGCGCCGCGGTCGAGCATTGCCTGTGCCGCGGTTTCGCTGTCCGTGAACTCCGCCTGGCACAGGATGCCGGCCTCTTCCAGGTTCACGTAAAGCGTGCCGCGGGTGCGGGTCAGGAACGGGCGCAGCCGTTCCGCCTTGCCCGGCGAGGCAGGCGCGACGCGCAGGTCGGCCTTGGCAAAGGCCGGGCTGGCAACGATGTCATCCAAGAGCGACAGGGTCAGGTTGCCGTCCAGCGCCACCTGGCCCTGGTAGGGCGCATCGTCGGTGCCGAGCGAGCCGTCCGACAGCGGCCGCAGGATCTTGTCGCCCGCGGCCTCCAGCGAATGCGCGTCGGCAATGGCGGCGATCAGCCCGTTGGCGCCCTCCACCGCCATGTAACGGTCGGTGGGCAGGTCCTCGGAGCGGTAGATATGGTCGGTGATCAGCCCGAAATGGCCGCAGGCGTGGATCAGCTCGTCGCCTTCCGGGTCGCGGCCGACGGCGGTCAGCAGTGCGGGCTGGACGCCGAACCGGGCCAGCGTCATGGCGATGTTCATGGCAACCCCGCCGGGCAGGCGGGTGATGCGGCCGGGCATATCCGAGCCGCGCTGCATTTCCGTGGTGCAGCGGCCGATGATGTCCCAAAGGACCGACCCGATGCACAGAATGGCGGGGGGCTGTGAGGCGGAGGCTTGTGTCATATCGACCTATTGCCGCCTTTGCCGCACCTCTGCAAGCGGCTTCACCGCGCAGGCACCGCAAAGGTCAGGGCGGCCCACAGGCTTTCCCATACGTAATCTTCGCCGTCCGGGGCAGGGCGCAAGACAACGGCGTCCAGCAGATAGCTGTGCCCGGGCGCCACGCTAACAACGGTCTCACCCTTCGCATCCGTCAGCCGGGTTGTGACAGCAACGCTGCCATCCGGGGCCTTGGCAAACACCTCGACCTGGGCCTGGGGCCGCGGCTTTCCCTGATAAAGCACCCGGACCGGCAGCCCCTCGTCCAGGCTGTCGGTATAGGGGTTGGCCAAGGCGATGATCTCAGTCTCAAGCCCGGTGGCGGCATCCGACCCGCGGCCGTCTCCAATCGCCACCAGAGATTTGGCGTAGCGGGTGTATTGCTCGCTGAAGCCCGCATCCGGAAGCCCGCGGTCCTGGTGCCGGGTACGGATATCCCCAAACGCCTTATGGTCGATGAAAGCCTGAAAGTCCTCCCAGGTGTCATAGGTCAGCGTTTGCGGCTGCGTTTGGTGGATCAGCACCGCCAGCCCGTCTTGCGCCATTTCTGCGCTAAAGGCGGGCATGTCTCCCATGCGCCCCTGGTACGGCGCGGCGGCTCCGCCCTGCATCACCTCAAACCGGGCGATCCGGTGATCCAGATAAGGTTGCTCGGCGCCGTTGAAGGCCTGGCCGTTGTGCAGCCTTGCCACCACAGGGGCCCCGGAAACCTCTTGATATTTCTCCGGCTCGATCCAAAACTCGTGGGATAATACCGGCATGGCCCCAAAGACCAGCCCGGAACAGAGAATTGAGCAGAACAGGCGGTATTGCATGAACGGATCCTTGGCTGTCGGTCGCGGCTTTCATTGGCTGCGGATCCTATTTGCGCTGCTGCTCTGCTGGGTTGCAATAGCTGCGGCAAGCGCCCGCGCACATGAGGTCACCCCGGCAATTGCCGATTTCACCATCGAGGACGGGCGGATCACCCTGCAGGTGCGGCTGAACGCCGAGGCCTTCGTCGCGGGCATCAATCTGGACGGGCTGGCGGATACGAACCAGACCGCGCAAGCCGCCGATTACGACGAACTGCGCGCGCTGGGCGCAGAAGAGCTGGAACCGATGGTGCAGCTCTTTGCCGAAGAATGGCTGGAGACCTTTTCCCTGCTTGCCGGCGGCCCGGTGGAACTGAGCGTTACCCGGATCACAATCCCGGAGGTGGGCGACGCCAGCCTGCCGCGCGCCTCAGTTCTGGTGTTCGGCGGTGAAACCCCTCCGCAGGCCCAAAGCCTGCGCATAGCCTGGCCTGCGGGGTCCGGCGGGGTGGTGCTGCGGCAGAACGGGGTGGCGGAACCCTACACCGGCTACCTGCAGGGAGGAGAGACGTCGCCGCCGATCCCGCTGGGGGGCGGTGCAGCCAAGACGCCGGTCGAGGCCTTCATGGAATACATCCCCGTCGGCTTTACCCACATCCTGCCCAAGGGGCTGGACCACATCCTGTTTGTGCTGGGGCTGTTTTTCCTCAGCCCGCGGTTAAAGCCGCTGCTGCTGCAGGTCAGCGTGTTTACCGTTGCCCATACCATCACCCTGGCGCTGGGCGCGCTGGGCATGGTGTCTGTCAGCGCCGCCATCGTCGAACCGCTGATTGCGCTGTCGATTGTCTTTGTCGCGGTTGAGAACATCTTTGCCCGCAAGCTGCACAGCTGGCGCACATTCGTGATCTTCGGCTTCGGCCTGCTGCACGGTCTGGGCTTTGCCTCTGTGCTGGGGGCGTTCGGCCTGCCGGCAAACCAGTTTCTGCCCGCGCTGATCGGGTTCAATGTTGGGGTAGAGCTGGGCCAGCTTGCCGTAATCGCGGCCGCCTATCTGGGCGTGCGCCTGTGGTTCGGGCGGCATCCCAAGTACCGCGGCCGGGTGGCAATCCCGGCCTCTGTCACCATAGCAATGATCGGCGGCTACTGGTTTGTGGAGCGGGTGTTCCTATAACTTAACTGCCCGCCAAGGCGTCAGCCCATCGCCCGCATCAGCGTCTTGAGCGCCGCCAGAGGATCTTCCGCGTGCCAGATCTCATCCCCGATGCCAAAGAAGTCGGTATAGGGGGCGATGCCGCGCACCAGATCCTCGGTCAGCCCGCCCTCGGCCACCACCGGAACCTCGATCATTTTCGACCACCATTCGAACAGATCGGCCTCTGCCCGCGCGCCGTCGCCCAGGCCGGATGTGCCCACGGGGCCAAAGCTCACGTAATCCGCGCCCGCCTCGCCGGCCACCATGCCGTCGTGCTGGGAGGCGCCGCAGAAACAGCCGACAATCGCATCCGGCCCCAGCGCCTTGCGCGCGGCCCGCACAGACTTCGATGCATCGGTCAAATGCACGCCGTCCAGCCCCAGCCGTTCCGCCAAAATCTGATGGTCCGAGATCACCAGCGCCACGTCACGCTCCATGGTGACCTCCCGCAGGGCATCGCCCGCGCGGCTGAGGGTGTCCTGATCACGGCTGGCCAGATCCAGGCGCACGCAGGCGACGTCGACCTCATCCAGAACCCGCGCCAGCAGAACAGGGAATTTGCCCAGCTCGAAACTCGGCGGGGAGATCAGGTAGATCTGCGGCTGCTCCGGTGCGTCAGCAGGGCTTCCCATGGCGGTGCTCCATTGTTCAGGCGATTGGACGGTGTTTAGCCGATTTGCCGCCGGACGCAAGGATTTGCGGCGGTGAAGACCCGGTTATTGCGCCCCAAACCCGCGCTGGACCTTGCCCCGCCGCCGCGCGGGCAGTACAGCAGTGCCGATTTTGCCGGAGAACACGATGCCCACCGATACGCCCCAGCCCGCCTTTGTCCTTGTCCGCCCGCAGATGGGCGAGAATATCGGTGCTGCGGCGCGGGCGATGTGGAACTTCGGGCTGGACCGGATGCGCATCGTGGCGCCGCGCGACGGCTGGCCGAACCCCAAGGCGGTGGCGATGTCCTCCGGCGCGGGCCGTCTGCTGGACGAGGCGCAGCTGTGCGCGGATGTGCCCGAGGCGCTGGGCGACTGCACCTATGTGTTCGCCACCACCGCCCGCCAGCGCGGCCTGACCAAGCCGGTCTACAGCCCCGAGCGCGCCATGCAGATCGCGGCGGAGAAGATCGCGGCGGGCGAGAAGGTCGCGGTGATGTTCGGGCCTGAGCGCGCGGGCCTGGAAAACGAGGATATCGCCAAGGCCAACGCCATCATCTCGGTGCCGGTGAACCCGCTCTATGCCTCCCTGAACCTGGGCCAATGCGTTCTGCTGACCGGCTATGAGTGGATGCGCCAGTCCGGCGATGTGGTGCATGAAACCACCGACCTGGGCCGCAAGGGCGACTGGGCCACCGGCGTCGAGGTCGAGAAACTGGTGGAGCACTACGAGGAGCGTTTGGACGAAGCGGGCTTCTTCTATCCGCCGGAGAAGGCCGAAGGCATGAAGACCAACCTGCGCAACCTGTGGTCCCGGATGCGGATGACCCGCTCCGACGTGCAGATGCTGCACGGGATCATGCGGCAGATGGTCCGCTGGAAAGATCGGGGCGGCGAATAAGCCGCTCTGGACCTTTAGATTTCCCGCCCCTAGCTTGGCACCACAGACAAAGAGGCAAGCATGAGCAAGCGCAGCATTTTCGAAGAGGTCGAGGGCGAAAAGACAGACGCGCCCGCGGCGCAGCCCGGACTGATCGACCGCGGCCGCGGCGGCGCCCGCAAGGCGATCCGCGCCTGGCTGATGGTGCTGTTTGCGCTTGTGGTTGCAATGATCGTGGTGGGCGGGCTGACGCGGCTCACAGACTCTGGCCTGTCGATTACCGAATGGCGCCCCGTGACGGGAGCCATCCCGCCGATGTCCGAAACGGAATGGCAGGCTGAATTCGACAAGTACAAGGAAATCGACCAGTGGCGCATCCAGAATCAGTGGATGGAACTGTCTGATTTCAAAGAGATCTACTGGTGGGAATGGGGCCACCGCCAGCTGGGCCGTTTCATTGGCCTGGTCTGGGCGGTTGGCTTCCTTGGCTTCCTTGCGGCCCGCAAGATCCCGGCGGGCTGGATCGGCCGGCTGCTGCTGCCTGGCCTTCTGGGCGGCTTTCAGGGCGCCATCGGCTGGTGGATGGTGGCCTCTGGCGTCACCCAGGGCGAGGGGATGACTGCGGTGGCCTCCTACCGGCTGGCGGTGCACCTGGGGCTGGCCTTTGTGATCCTCGGTTTCATCGCCTGGTACGTGCTGATGCTGGGCCGCGAGGAGCGCGAGCTGATGCAGGCGCGCCGCGCCAAGGAGGCGAAGCTGTTCGGCCTGTCCACCGGCCTGATGCATTTTGCCTTCCTGCAGATCCTGCTGGGGGCGCTGGTGGCGGGCATTGACGCGGGCCGTTCCTATACCGACTGGCCGCTGATGGGCGGGCAGGTGATCCCGCCGAACCCCTTTATGATCGAGCCCCTGTGGAAGAACTTCTTTGAAAACCCGGGGCTGGTGCAGTTCATCCACCGGGTGGCGGGCTATCTGCTGTTTGCCTTTGCCGTGGTGGCCTGGCTGCGCGGGCGCAGCTCTGCCCATGCGCGCACCCGCTTTGCCTTTAACGCCGTTTTTGCGGCGTTGTCCGTGCAGGTGCTGCTGGGGATCATCACCGTGGTCTATGCCGCGCCGCTGCACGCCGCGATCACGCATCAGCTGGTGGCGATCGGCGTCTGGGTGCTGATCCTGCGCGCCCGCTTCCTGTCGTCCTATCCCATTGCAACCTCGATCAAGGATCACTGACCCATGAGCGCATTTAACGAACTGATGGCCTTCCAGCGCGAAACCCAGGCGCTGGGGCAGATTGCGGGCCGTCTGGGCTGGGATCAGGAAACCGTGATGCCGCGCGGGGCCGCGCCGCAGCGGGGCGAGGAAATGGCCGCGATCGAGGCGGTGCTGCATGCCCGCCGCTCCGACCCGCGGGTGGCGGAGTGGCTGGAGCAGGCGGTTGCCCCGGATGAGGCTGGTGAAGCCCAGCTGCGCGAGATCCGCCGCAGCTATGAACGCACCGTCAAGGTGCCCGCCGATCTGGCCAAGAAGATCGCCCAGGTCACCTCCGAGGCGCAGGGCAAATGGGCTGCTGCGCGCGTGGATGAGGATGTTGCCGCCTTTCTGCCGGTGCTGGAGGAAGTTGTTGCCCTGAAGCGCGAGGAAGGCCAGGCGCTGGCAGCTGGCGGCGACGTCTATGACGCCATGGTCGAGGATTACGAGCCCGGCATGACCGGCGCCGGGATCGCGGAGATATTTGACGCCATGCGCCCCGGCCTGGTGGAGCTGCGTGCCAAGGTGCTGGACAAGCCCGCGCCAAAGGGGCTGGCGGGAACCTTCGACGAAGCCGCGCAGATGAAGCTCACCCGCAAGATTGCCAGGGTCTTCGGCTATGACATGGCGCATGGCCGGGTCGATAAGGCGGTGCACCCGTTCAGCTCCGGCTCCGGGCTGGATGTGCGGATCACCACCCGGACCAGCGGGACCGACCCGTTCAACTGCTTTTATTCGACCATCCATGAGGTCGGCCACGGCGCCTATGAGCAGAATATCAGCCGTGATTATCTGCTGACCCCGCTGGGCAGCGGCGTTTCGATGGGCGTGCATGAAAGCCAAAGCCGGATTTATGAGAACCAGATCGGCCGCAGCCGGGCGTTCACCGGCTGGCTGTTCCAGGAGATGAAAGCGGCCTTTGGCGATTTCGGGATTGCCGATGCGGACGCCTTCTATGCGGCCGTCAACGCGGTGCATAAGGGCTATATCCGGACGGAAGCGGATGAGCTGCAATACAACCTCCATATCATGATGCGGTTCGGCCTGGAGCGCGCGCTGATGAGCGGCGACCTGGCGGTGAAGGATCTGGAAGCCGCCTGGAACGACCGGTTCGAGGCGGATTTCGGCTATGCCGTCGACAAACCTTCGCACGGCTGTTTGCAGGATGTGCACTGGTCGGTGGGTCTGTTCGGCTATTTCCC is a genomic window of Leisingera caerulea DSM 24564 containing:
- a CDS encoding pseudouridine-5'-phosphate glycosidase, which produces MIDIQYSSEVQAAKAEGHAIVALESTIITHGMPYPQNVEVAAQVEQDIRDAGAVPATMAVIGGVLHVGLEPDQLQSLGQATGVAKISRADMPACIATGGTGATTVAATMIAARLAGISVFATGGIGGVHKGAETSFDISADLMELAQTPVTVVAAGAKAILDLPKTLEVLETQGVPVIAYGQDSFPAFWSAQSDLKAPLRMDAPEEIARAHATRQAMGLPGGQLVANPIPADDQIAAEDLAPVIAQAQSEADAEGIAGKDVTPFLLARIFELTEGRSLTANIALVRNNARLAAKIAQELNKLPQ
- a CDS encoding HupE/UreJ family protein codes for the protein MNGSLAVGRGFHWLRILFALLLCWVAIAAASARAHEVTPAIADFTIEDGRITLQVRLNAEAFVAGINLDGLADTNQTAQAADYDELRALGAEELEPMVQLFAEEWLETFSLLAGGPVELSVTRITIPEVGDASLPRASVLVFGGETPPQAQSLRIAWPAGSGGVVLRQNGVAEPYTGYLQGGETSPPIPLGGGAAKTPVEAFMEYIPVGFTHILPKGLDHILFVLGLFFLSPRLKPLLLQVSVFTVAHTITLALGALGMVSVSAAIVEPLIALSIVFVAVENIFARKLHSWRTFVIFGFGLLHGLGFASVLGAFGLPANQFLPALIGFNVGVELGQLAVIAAAYLGVRLWFGRHPKYRGRVAIPASVTIAMIGGYWFVERVFL
- a CDS encoding thiamine phosphate synthase, which encodes MGSPADAPEQPQIYLISPPSFELGKFPVLLARVLDEVDVACVRLDLASRDQDTLSRAGDALREVTMERDVALVISDHQILAERLGLDGVHLTDASKSVRAARKALGPDAIVGCFCGASQHDGMVAGEAGADYVSFGPVGTSGLGDGARAEADLFEWWSKMIEVPVVAEGGLTEDLVRGIAPYTDFFGIGDEIWHAEDPLAALKTLMRAMG
- the ctaA gene encoding heme A synthase; its protein translation is MSKRSIFEEVEGEKTDAPAAQPGLIDRGRGGARKAIRAWLMVLFALVVAMIVVGGLTRLTDSGLSITEWRPVTGAIPPMSETEWQAEFDKYKEIDQWRIQNQWMELSDFKEIYWWEWGHRQLGRFIGLVWAVGFLGFLAARKIPAGWIGRLLLPGLLGGFQGAIGWWMVASGVTQGEGMTAVASYRLAVHLGLAFVILGFIAWYVLMLGREERELMQARRAKEAKLFGLSTGLMHFAFLQILLGALVAGIDAGRSYTDWPLMGGQVIPPNPFMIEPLWKNFFENPGLVQFIHRVAGYLLFAFAVVAWLRGRSSAHARTRFAFNAVFAALSVQVLLGIITVVYAAPLHAAITHQLVAIGVWVLILRARFLSSYPIATSIKDH
- a CDS encoding DUF502 domain-containing protein, producing the protein MTTPFDDEPHRRRGLFASLRASFFTGIVVIAPVGLTIWLLWSVMGWIDSVVLPLVPTTFRPEQYIGINLRGVGLIIFLLFTIVVGWIAKGILGRSLISFAESLVDRMPVVRTVYSGIKQISETVFAQSERSFEKACLVQYPRKGIWAIGFISTTAKGEIAKRAETSGGLVSVFLPTTPNPTSGFLLFVPEEDVIELDMSVEDSAKLVISAGLVYPNPKDPAKPLDNGKKTKALEKENA
- a CDS encoding RNA methyltransferase, which gives rise to MPTDTPQPAFVLVRPQMGENIGAAARAMWNFGLDRMRIVAPRDGWPNPKAVAMSSGAGRLLDEAQLCADVPEALGDCTYVFATTARQRGLTKPVYSPERAMQIAAEKIAAGEKVAVMFGPERAGLENEDIAKANAIISVPVNPLYASLNLGQCVLLTGYEWMRQSGDVVHETTDLGRKGDWATGVEVEKLVEHYEERLDEAGFFYPPEKAEGMKTNLRNLWSRMRMTRSDVQMLHGIMRQMVRWKDRGGE
- a CDS encoding carboxypeptidase M32 translates to MSAFNELMAFQRETQALGQIAGRLGWDQETVMPRGAAPQRGEEMAAIEAVLHARRSDPRVAEWLEQAVAPDEAGEAQLREIRRSYERTVKVPADLAKKIAQVTSEAQGKWAAARVDEDVAAFLPVLEEVVALKREEGQALAAGGDVYDAMVEDYEPGMTGAGIAEIFDAMRPGLVELRAKVLDKPAPKGLAGTFDEAAQMKLTRKIARVFGYDMAHGRVDKAVHPFSSGSGLDVRITTRTSGTDPFNCFYSTIHEVGHGAYEQNISRDYLLTPLGSGVSMGVHESQSRIYENQIGRSRAFTGWLFQEMKAAFGDFGIADADAFYAAVNAVHKGYIRTEADELQYNLHIMMRFGLERALMSGDLAVKDLEAAWNDRFEADFGYAVDKPSHGCLQDVHWSVGLFGYFPTYSLGNVYAGCLYQALRRDVPGLDAQLAEGNTEGATGWLKENLQQHGGLRSPRETIVHASGMEPGHAPLLAYLEEKFSLLYDL
- a CDS encoding PfkB family carbohydrate kinase encodes the protein MTQASASQPPAILCIGSVLWDIIGRCTTEMQRGSDMPGRITRLPGGVAMNIAMTLARFGVQPALLTAVGRDPEGDELIHACGHFGLITDHIYRSEDLPTDRYMAVEGANGLIAAIADAHSLEAAGDKILRPLSDGSLGTDDAPYQGQVALDGNLTLSLLDDIVASPAFAKADLRVAPASPGKAERLRPFLTRTRGTLYVNLEEAGILCQAEFTDSETAAQAMLDRGAARVLVTDGGSSATVADAKGTITLHPPRVTVARVTGAGDTFMAAHIVAEARGEDRKTALASALKAAATYVSGEPPL
- a CDS encoding DUF4198 domain-containing protein yields the protein MQYRLFCSILCSGLVFGAMPVLSHEFWIEPEKYQEVSGAPVVARLHNGQAFNGAEQPYLDHRIARFEVMQGGAAAPYQGRMGDMPAFSAEMAQDGLAVLIHQTQPQTLTYDTWEDFQAFIDHKAFGDIRTRHQDRGLPDAGFSEQYTRYAKSLVAIGDGRGSDAATGLETEIIALANPYTDSLDEGLPVRVLYQGKPRPQAQVEVFAKAPDGSVAVTTRLTDAKGETVVSVAPGHSYLLDAVVLRPAPDGEDYVWESLWAALTFAVPAR